One sulfur-oxidizing endosymbiont of Gigantopelta aegis genomic region harbors:
- a CDS encoding DUF2442 domain-containing protein: protein MNSLAHGKNTLAVEVTNVSAHGVWLLTCSNELFMSFDDFPWFKNQTIESIVNVEEQSSGHYYWPDIDVDLTEEMIEHPERFPLKAKIT, encoded by the coding sequence ATGAACTCATTAGCGCATGGAAAAAACACTTTAGCAGTTGAGGTGACAAATGTTTCAGCTCATGGAGTATGGCTTTTAACTTGTAGTAATGAATTATTTATGTCATTTGATGATTTTCCTTGGTTTAAAAACCAAACCATTGAATCTATTGTTAATGTTGAAGAACAATCATCAGGTCATTATTACTGGCCTGATATTGATGTTGATTTAACAGAAGAAATGATCGAGCACCCAGAACGCTTTCCTCTTAAAGCGAAAATTACCTAA